The proteins below are encoded in one region of Pseudomonas putida NBRC 14164:
- a CDS encoding LysR family transcriptional regulator, producing MAEQWNLEQLRIFLRVAELRSFSAVAREQRKAQSAISNAIALLEADLGVTLFERSSGRQPKLTENGSALLEDARELLRQCEHLDGRALALMRGQEALLRVAQDEAMPYQPVIDSLDELASRYPFLEVQLASGAQGDVARKLVERRADLGLFFHHESIPASLERRALGSVEMVTVCAVDHPLAGEGRVTRQQLARHRQLLITPQQSGYPGGEAISPQVWRADSFYAMAELLMRGLGWAWLPRHVVQYPTYQAHMVELDSEWRPPALVAELAWRRDAPLGPAAQWLAERFAVHLRAIG from the coding sequence ATGGCTGAGCAATGGAACCTAGAGCAGTTGCGAATTTTTCTGCGCGTCGCCGAATTGCGCTCCTTTTCTGCCGTTGCCCGCGAACAACGCAAGGCTCAATCGGCGATCAGCAATGCCATCGCCCTGCTGGAAGCAGACCTGGGTGTCACGTTGTTCGAGCGCAGCAGCGGCCGGCAACCGAAGCTGACCGAAAATGGCAGCGCGTTGTTGGAAGATGCGCGCGAACTGTTGCGTCAGTGCGAACACCTGGATGGCCGTGCCCTGGCTCTGATGCGCGGGCAGGAGGCCTTGCTGAGGGTCGCCCAGGACGAAGCCATGCCTTACCAGCCGGTGATCGACAGCCTGGACGAGCTGGCCAGCCGCTACCCGTTCCTGGAGGTGCAACTGGCCAGCGGTGCCCAGGGCGATGTGGCGCGCAAGCTGGTGGAGCGGCGCGCCGATCTGGGCCTGTTCTTCCACCACGAAAGCATCCCGGCATCGCTGGAGCGGCGGGCGCTGGGCAGTGTGGAGATGGTCACGGTTTGCGCAGTCGACCACCCGCTGGCGGGCGAAGGCCGGGTCACCCGCCAGCAACTGGCGCGCCACCGGCAGTTGCTGATCACGCCACAACAAAGCGGTTACCCAGGCGGCGAGGCGATCAGCCCGCAGGTATGGCGTGCCGACAGCTTCTACGCCATGGCCGAACTGCTGATGCGCGGCCTGGGCTGGGCCTGGTTGCCGCGGCACGTGGTGCAGTACCCGACCTACCAGGCGCACATGGTCGAGCTCGATAGCGAGTGGCGCCCGCCGGCGCTGGTGGCGGAACTGGCCTGGCGCCGTGATGCGCCCCTGGGGCCGGCCGCGCAGTGGCTGGCCGAGCGCTTTGCGGTGCACCTGCGTGCGATCGGGTAA
- a CDS encoding aldo/keto reductase encodes MSLPTLHDFHRPLGSTGFQVSPLGLGTVKLGRDQGVKYPTGFTIPDDDEARMLLAQARQLGINLIDTAPAYGRSEERLGPLLRGQRDEWVIVSKVGEEFDNGQSHFDFSATHTRLSVERSLRRLETDRIELVLVHSDGNDLAILEQQEVYQTLAELKQEGKILGFGLSGKTVAGGLKALEQGDCAMVTYNLNEQAERPVLDYAAEHGKAILVKKALASGHVCLAPGVDPVQASFELLFAHPGVSSAIVGTINPLHLAHNVATVARILGQH; translated from the coding sequence ATGAGCCTGCCCACCCTGCACGACTTCCACCGCCCGCTGGGCAGCACCGGTTTCCAGGTTTCGCCACTGGGCCTGGGCACGGTCAAGCTGGGCCGCGACCAAGGTGTGAAGTACCCCACCGGTTTCACCATCCCCGACGATGACGAAGCCCGCATGCTACTGGCCCAGGCCCGCCAGCTGGGTATCAACCTGATCGACACCGCCCCCGCCTATGGCCGCAGTGAAGAACGCCTGGGCCCGCTGCTGCGCGGCCAACGCGATGAGTGGGTGATCGTCAGCAAGGTCGGCGAAGAATTCGACAACGGCCAGTCGCACTTCGACTTCAGTGCCACCCACACCCGTCTTTCGGTAGAGCGCAGCCTGCGCCGCCTGGAAACCGACCGCATCGAACTGGTGCTGGTGCATTCCGACGGCAACGACCTGGCGATCCTCGAACAGCAGGAGGTCTACCAGACCCTGGCGGAGCTCAAGCAAGAGGGCAAGATCCTCGGCTTCGGCCTGTCCGGCAAGACTGTGGCCGGTGGCCTGAAAGCACTGGAACAAGGCGACTGCGCCATGGTTACCTACAACCTCAACGAGCAGGCAGAACGCCCGGTGCTGGACTACGCTGCCGAACACGGCAAGGCCATCCTGGTAAAGAAGGCCCTGGCCAGCGGGCACGTCTGCCTGGCCCCGGGCGTTGACCCGGTGCAGGCAAGCTTCGAGCTGCTGTTCGCCCACCCGGGCGTCAGCAGTGCTATCGTCGGCACCATCAATCCGCTGCACCTGGCCCACAACGTGGCCACCGTCGCCCGCATCCTGGGCCAGCACTGA
- a CDS encoding NAD(P)/FAD-dependent oxidoreductase, which produces MPSAISTDVLIVGAGVAGLWLNARLRRQGYSTVLVERASLGGEQTIKSQGIIHGGTKYALHGALTGASEAIADMPRRWREALAGDGELDLGRTRLLSDAHYLWSPGTLAGNLTSFFASKAVRGRVDQVKGDQLPPALQDRAFKGKVYRLAELVIDVPSLLANLAELAGDSLLAGERIEPLREGDALVGLRVDDREIRAQRIVLSAGAGTEGLLQALGLDQPAMQTRPLHMVMAKGPNLKPLYAHCLGGGPKPRVTVTTHPAADGQWVWYLGGDLAEADGVAREPAAQIAAAQKEIANLLPWVDQSLVRWATLRVDRAEPAQSGLVRPDNAFLADQQRLLVGWPTKLALAPDFSDRVIAHLERDGIRPQAQADLADLPRPPLGVPAWEHLLP; this is translated from the coding sequence ATGCCATCTGCCATTTCCACTGACGTGCTGATCGTCGGCGCCGGGGTCGCAGGCCTCTGGCTCAATGCCCGCCTGCGCCGCCAGGGCTACTCGACAGTGCTGGTGGAACGCGCCAGCCTTGGCGGTGAGCAGACGATTAAGTCGCAGGGCATTATCCACGGCGGCACCAAGTACGCCCTGCACGGTGCCCTTACCGGCGCCTCGGAAGCCATCGCCGACATGCCGCGCCGCTGGCGTGAGGCCTTGGCTGGTGACGGCGAACTCGACCTCGGCCGTACCCGTCTGCTCTCCGATGCCCACTACCTGTGGTCACCCGGCACCCTGGCCGGCAACCTCACCAGTTTCTTCGCCAGCAAGGCCGTACGCGGCCGGGTCGACCAGGTCAAGGGCGACCAGCTGCCGCCCGCGCTGCAGGACCGCGCCTTCAAGGGTAAGGTCTATCGCTTGGCAGAACTGGTGATTGATGTCCCGAGCCTGCTGGCCAACCTGGCCGAGCTGGCCGGCGACTCCTTGCTTGCAGGTGAGCGCATCGAACCATTGCGTGAAGGTGATGCCTTGGTCGGCCTGCGCGTGGATGACCGGGAAATCCGTGCCCAGCGCATCGTGTTGAGCGCCGGTGCCGGCACCGAAGGTTTGCTGCAGGCGCTGGGCCTGGACCAGCCCGCCATGCAAACACGCCCGCTGCACATGGTCATGGCCAAGGGCCCGAACCTCAAACCTTTGTACGCCCACTGCCTCGGTGGCGGGCCCAAGCCACGGGTGACGGTAACCACCCACCCGGCAGCCGATGGCCAGTGGGTGTGGTACCTCGGCGGCGACCTGGCGGAAGCCGATGGCGTAGCGCGCGAGCCTGCAGCGCAGATTGCTGCGGCACAGAAGGAAATCGCCAACCTGTTGCCATGGGTTGACCAGAGCCTGGTGCGCTGGGCCACCCTGCGCGTCGACCGCGCCGAACCTGCGCAATCCGGCCTGGTACGCCCGGACAACGCCTTCCTTGCCGACCAGCAGCGCCTGCTGGTGGGCTGGCCGACCAAGCTGGCCCTGGCACCGGACTTCAGTGACCGGGTCATCGCCCATCTGGAGCGCGACGGCATCCGCCCGCAGGCACAAGCCGACCTGGCCGACCTGCCCCGCCCCCCCTTGGGCGTGCCGGCCTGGGAGCACTTGCTGCCATGA
- a CDS encoding DMT family transporter produces the protein MNAYTYLAIAICAEVIATASMKAVKGLSTPLPLLLMVVGYGIAFWMLTLVVRSIPVGIAYAIWSGLGIVLISVAALVIYGQKLDVPAMLGMAMIVGGVVVIQLFSKTAGH, from the coding sequence ATGAATGCCTATACCTATCTCGCCATCGCCATCTGCGCCGAAGTCATCGCCACTGCCTCCATGAAAGCAGTGAAAGGCCTGAGCACGCCACTGCCCCTGCTGCTGATGGTGGTTGGCTACGGCATTGCGTTCTGGATGCTGACCCTGGTGGTGCGCAGCATTCCGGTGGGAATCGCTTACGCCATCTGGTCGGGGCTGGGGATTGTGCTGATCAGTGTGGCGGCGCTGGTGATCTATGGGCAGAAGCTGGATGTGCCGGCGATGCTGGGCATGGCCATGATTGTGGGTGGGGTGGTGGTGATTCAGCTGTTTTCCAAGACAGCCGGGCACTGA
- a CDS encoding TolC family outer membrane protein has product MLRKLSLAIAVSCASNGVAWAVDVPSTVKTDLVSVYQEAVDNNADLAAARADYGARREVVPQARAGLLPNLSADAEMLNTRTKLDEPSITSNRSGNSWSATLAQPIFRADRWFQLQAAEAVNEQAALELSATEQNLILQTAQNYFAVLRAQDNLAATKAEESAFKRQLDQSNERFDVGLSDKTDVLQSQASYDTARANRIIAERQVQDAFEALVTLTNREYTSIQGVVHTLPVQVPTPNDAKAWVETAGRQNLNLLATNYAVSAAEETLRQRKAGHAPTLDAVAKYQKGDNDNLGFTNPSQLGVRYSGDVEQTSVGLQLNIPIYSGGLTSSQVREAYQRLSQSEQQRESLRRQVVENTRNLHRAVNTDVEQVQARKQSIISNQSALEATEIGYQVGTRNIVDVLDAQRQLYTSVRDYNNSRYDYILDNLSLKQAAGTLSPQDLQDLKRYLKPDYNPDKDFLPPDLAAAAAKNFERRP; this is encoded by the coding sequence ATGCTGCGCAAACTCTCACTGGCGATTGCCGTGTCTTGTGCGTCCAACGGAGTGGCCTGGGCAGTGGACGTGCCCTCGACAGTCAAGACCGACCTGGTCAGCGTTTATCAGGAAGCGGTAGACAACAACGCCGACCTGGCTGCGGCACGCGCCGATTATGGCGCCCGCCGCGAAGTGGTACCGCAGGCCCGCGCCGGGTTGCTGCCAAACCTCTCGGCCGATGCCGAGATGCTGAACACCCGCACCAAGCTGGACGAGCCTTCCATCACCTCCAACCGCAGCGGCAACTCATGGAGCGCGACCTTGGCCCAGCCAATCTTCCGCGCTGATCGCTGGTTCCAGCTGCAGGCGGCCGAAGCAGTCAACGAACAGGCCGCGCTGGAGCTGTCGGCCACTGAACAGAACCTGATCCTGCAAACCGCGCAAAACTACTTCGCCGTGCTGCGCGCGCAGGACAACCTGGCCGCCACCAAGGCCGAAGAATCCGCGTTCAAGCGCCAGCTGGACCAGTCCAACGAACGCTTCGATGTGGGCCTGTCGGACAAGACCGACGTGCTGCAATCCCAGGCCAGCTATGACACGGCCCGCGCCAACCGGATCATCGCCGAGCGCCAGGTACAGGATGCCTTTGAAGCGCTGGTCACCCTGACAAACCGTGAATACACCTCGATTCAAGGCGTGGTGCATACCCTGCCGGTGCAGGTACCTACGCCAAACGACGCCAAGGCCTGGGTCGAAACCGCCGGCCGCCAGAACCTCAACCTGCTGGCCACCAACTATGCGGTTTCCGCCGCCGAAGAGACCCTGCGCCAGCGCAAGGCCGGCCATGCGCCGACCCTGGATGCAGTGGCCAAGTACCAGAAGGGTGACAACGACAACCTGGGCTTTACCAACCCTTCGCAATTGGGCGTGCGCTACAGCGGCGACGTCGAGCAGACTAGCGTTGGCCTGCAGCTGAATATCCCGATCTACAGCGGCGGCCTGACCAGCTCGCAGGTACGCGAGGCCTACCAGCGCCTGAGCCAGAGCGAGCAGCAGCGTGAAAGCCTGCGCCGCCAGGTGGTGGAAAACACCCGCAACCTGCACCGCGCGGTGAACACCGATGTGGAACAGGTGCAAGCACGCAAGCAGTCGATCATCTCCAACCAGAGCGCGCTGGAAGCCACCGAAATCGGCTACCAGGTGGGTACCCGCAACATCGTCGACGTGCTCGATGCCCAGCGCCAGCTGTACACCTCGGTGCGCGACTACAACAACAGCCGCTATGACTACATCCTCGACAACCTGAGCCTGAAGCAGGCGGCCGGCACCCTCAGCCCGCAAGACCTGCAGGACCTCAAGCGTTACCTGAAACCGGACTACAACCCGGACAAGGACTTCCTGCCGCCAGACCTGGCTGCAGCAGCGGCCAAGAACTTTGAGCGCCGCCCTTGA
- the cytX gene encoding putative hydroxymethylpyrimidine transporter CytX, with translation MTSPSQFSPDHPVPTHQRIFGARDLFSLWFSLGIGLMVLQVGAMLAPGLGLAGAVLAIALGTGVGVLLLGAAGVIGSDTGLSAMGTLKLSLGSHGARLPAVLNLLQLVGWGAFEIIVMRDAASLLGARAFGEDSAWNSPMLWTLCFGALATLLAVSGPLAFVRKVLRAWGIWVLLGACLWLTWNLFAKADLAELWGRAGDGSMSLAVGFDIVIAMPLSWLPLIADYSRFARNGKHVFGGTVIGYFIGNTWLMSLGVAYTLAFAASGEVNALLLALAGAGMGIPLLLILLDESEKAFADIHSAAVSTGVLVPVKVEHLALAIGVLCTLIALLAPLAQYENFLLLIGSVFAPLFGVVLMDHYVVRRRRLPAQVGGLHWQALVAWFAGVAVYHLIAAQAPELGATLPALLLAGVLHGLLSLSRGRETVQA, from the coding sequence ATGACATCACCCAGCCAGTTCTCCCCCGACCACCCGGTCCCCACCCACCAGCGCATCTTCGGCGCCCGCGACCTGTTCTCGTTGTGGTTCTCCCTTGGCATCGGCCTGATGGTGCTGCAAGTCGGCGCCATGCTCGCCCCAGGCCTTGGCCTTGCCGGCGCGGTGCTGGCCATCGCCCTGGGCACCGGCGTGGGTGTGCTGTTGCTGGGCGCCGCCGGTGTCATCGGCAGCGACACCGGTCTTTCGGCCATGGGCACCCTGAAGCTCAGCCTGGGCAGCCATGGTGCGCGCTTGCCGGCTGTGCTCAACCTGCTGCAACTGGTAGGTTGGGGCGCATTCGAGATCATTGTCATGCGCGACGCCGCCAGCCTGCTGGGCGCGCGCGCGTTCGGCGAAGACAGTGCCTGGAACAGCCCGATGCTCTGGACCCTGTGTTTCGGTGCCCTGGCCACCTTGCTGGCCGTCAGCGGGCCGCTGGCCTTCGTGCGCAAGGTGCTGCGCGCCTGGGGTATCTGGGTGCTGCTGGGGGCTTGCCTGTGGCTGACCTGGAACCTGTTCGCCAAGGCCGACCTGGCTGAACTGTGGGGCCGCGCCGGTGACGGTTCGATGTCGCTGGCCGTGGGCTTCGACATCGTCATCGCCATGCCGCTGTCCTGGCTGCCGCTGATCGCCGACTACTCGCGCTTCGCCCGCAACGGCAAGCACGTGTTCGGCGGCACGGTCATTGGCTATTTCATCGGCAACACCTGGCTGATGAGCCTGGGCGTGGCCTACACCCTGGCCTTCGCTGCCAGTGGCGAGGTCAATGCCCTGCTGCTGGCCCTGGCCGGCGCCGGCATGGGCATTCCGTTGCTGCTCATTCTGCTGGACGAGTCGGAAAAGGCCTTCGCCGACATCCACTCCGCAGCGGTTTCCACCGGCGTGCTGGTGCCTGTGAAGGTCGAGCACCTGGCGCTGGCCATCGGCGTGCTGTGCACCCTGATCGCCCTGCTGGCGCCACTGGCCCAGTACGAGAACTTCCTGCTGCTGATCGGTTCGGTGTTCGCGCCGCTGTTCGGCGTGGTGTTGATGGACCACTACGTGGTTCGTCGTCGCCGCTTGCCGGCACAGGTCGGCGGCTTGCACTGGCAGGCGCTGGTGGCCTGGTTTGCGGGGGTGGCGGTCTACCACCTGATTGCCGCGCAGGCACCGGAGCTGGGGGCTACCCTGCCAGCATTGCTGCTGGCAGGTGTGCTGCATGGGTTACTGAGCCTTAGCCGCGGCCGGGAAACAGTTCAGGCTTGA
- the waaA gene encoding lipid IV(A) 3-deoxy-D-manno-octulosonic acid transferase — translation MNRTLYTLLFHLGLPLVALRLYLRARKAPAYGQRIGERFACKLPAMRQGGIWVHAVSVGESIAAAPMVRALLKAYPELPITLTCMTPTGSERIRAIFADEPRVQHCYLPYDLPWAAGRFLDHVQPKLGIIMETELWPNHIHQCAKRGIPVALANARLSERSARGYGRFAKLTRPMLAEMSLIAVQTETEAQRFRDLGARPECVQVTGSIKFDLKIDEQLLPRARALREQWGAEQRPVWIAASTHDGEDALILRAHRQLLQVHGDALLILVPRHPERFNAVHALCSEQFTTVRRSSAAPVDAQTRVLLGDTMGELLFLYALADIAFVGGSLVPTGGHNPLEPAALALPVLMGPHVFNFLEISAMLREAGALQQIDDADGLAGAVRRLVELPQDAQRMGEAGRAVMRANQGALQRLLDGLDALIH, via the coding sequence ATGAACAGAACTCTCTATACCTTGCTGTTTCACCTGGGCCTGCCGCTGGTTGCGCTGCGCCTGTACCTGCGCGCACGCAAGGCGCCTGCCTATGGGCAACGCATCGGCGAGCGCTTTGCTTGCAAGCTGCCGGCAATGCGCCAGGGCGGCATCTGGGTACATGCTGTGTCGGTTGGCGAGAGCATTGCTGCCGCGCCCATGGTGCGTGCCTTGCTCAAGGCCTACCCGGAATTGCCGATCACGCTTACCTGCATGACACCGACCGGTTCCGAGCGTATTCGCGCCATTTTCGCCGACGAACCACGCGTACAGCATTGCTACCTGCCCTACGATCTGCCGTGGGCGGCCGGGCGATTTCTCGACCATGTGCAGCCGAAGCTTGGCATCATCATGGAAACCGAGCTGTGGCCCAACCATATCCACCAGTGCGCCAAACGCGGGATTCCGGTGGCGCTGGCCAACGCGCGATTGTCCGAGCGTTCGGCACGCGGCTACGGGCGCTTTGCCAAACTGACTCGGCCGATGCTGGCGGAAATGAGCCTGATCGCCGTGCAGACCGAAACCGAGGCGCAACGCTTTCGTGACCTGGGGGCGCGCCCTGAGTGCGTGCAGGTCACCGGCTCGATCAAGTTCGACCTGAAGATCGATGAGCAACTGCTACCGCGTGCCAGGGCATTGCGTGAGCAGTGGGGGGCCGAACAGCGCCCGGTGTGGATTGCCGCCAGTACCCATGACGGCGAGGATGCGCTGATTTTGCGGGCGCATCGGCAATTGTTGCAGGTGCATGGCGATGCCTTGCTGATCCTGGTGCCGCGCCATCCCGAGCGCTTCAATGCGGTGCATGCGCTGTGCAGCGAGCAATTCACCACCGTGCGCCGTTCTTCGGCAGCGCCGGTCGATGCGCAAACCCGCGTGTTGCTGGGCGACACCATGGGCGAACTGCTGTTCCTGTATGCCCTGGCCGACATTGCCTTCGTCGGTGGCAGCCTGGTGCCGACCGGTGGGCACAATCCGTTGGAGCCTGCGGCGCTGGCGTTGCCGGTGCTCATGGGGCCGCATGTGTTCAACTTCCTCGAAATCAGCGCGATGCTGCGCGAGGCGGGTGCGTTGCAGCAGATTGATGATGCTGACGGGCTGGCCGGTGCGGTGCGCCGTCTGGTGGAACTGCCGCAGGACGCCCAGCGCATGGGCGAGGCGGGCAGGGCGGTGATGCGGGCCAATCAGGGCGCGTTGCAGCGCTTGCTCGATGGCCTGGATGCGCTTATCCACTGA
- a CDS encoding RHS repeat-associated core domain-containing protein, with protein MDTKKTYKSALSYSPYGHTATELEPLTLFNGEVFDRSLHAYLLGPICRPYSQDLMRFFSPDRLSPFGKGGINTYSYCSADPINFRDPSGQSRQRIRPTRRPMVRLGPIYDNDEVSRVPVKQPWYDTTKSPLYGLFDQPLLGNNITKYLNIEKTSLMNEYFPVFSAHNSLTLANSKQLTLSSALKAGVENATIVKKKYQGVITEHDARAMLERKGKATRAGYIYGDNQIAISISRIRSRVDTDIFAMDPENFGDLLFL; from the coding sequence ATGGACACCAAAAAGACCTATAAAAGCGCCCTCAGTTATTCGCCATATGGACACACAGCTACTGAGCTCGAGCCACTTACTCTTTTTAATGGGGAGGTTTTTGATCGCTCTCTTCACGCCTATCTACTTGGGCCGATTTGCCGGCCTTATAGCCAAGATTTGATGAGATTTTTTTCACCCGACCGGCTGAGTCCGTTCGGCAAAGGCGGTATAAATACCTATAGCTATTGCTCGGCTGACCCCATTAACTTTCGCGACCCCAGCGGCCAAAGCCGACAGCGGATACGGCCAACGCGCCGACCAATGGTAAGGCTAGGCCCAATCTACGACAATGACGAGGTCTCACGAGTACCTGTAAAGCAGCCCTGGTACGACACGACAAAATCACCTCTATACGGACTTTTTGACCAACCACTCTTAGGAAACAACATCACCAAATACTTGAACATCGAAAAAACAAGCCTAATGAATGAATATTTCCCAGTGTTTTCTGCGCACAACTCACTCACGCTAGCCAACAGCAAACAGCTCACGCTCAGCTCAGCCCTTAAAGCAGGGGTCGAAAACGCCACCATCGTTAAAAAAAAATATCAGGGCGTAATTACAGAACACGATGCCAGAGCCATGCTAGAACGGAAAGGTAAAGCTACTCGAGCCGGCTATATTTACGGCGATAATCAAATCGCGATATCGATTAGCCGTATAAGATCAAGAGTGGACACTGACATATTCGCTATGGACCCCGAAAATTTTGGGGACCTGTTGTTCCTGTAA
- a CDS encoding RsiV family protein, whose protein sequence is MTLVKLTSVAVLALALGACQSLFTPNYRTPLEVKRDAWEHVKPGCSESDCPLVNIDMVHFPALPALDGIVEKRLLQLTEDNQHGTAPSTLQAYEQQYLASADKRNSSYLQAKVREQHDGLVIIELSSYLDSGGAHGMPGRGFINYSRKMDKVLTLQDMLVPGQEDTFWKTVEESHRAWLMSVGMDKDAEFVKTWPFKKSPHIALTYGAVVVKYEVYAIAPYSMGHVELKIPYPRLNGVLKPELFPGRG, encoded by the coding sequence ATGACACTTGTCAAACTGACTTCCGTGGCCGTGCTGGCACTCGCTCTGGGCGCCTGCCAGAGCCTGTTCACGCCCAACTACCGGACCCCGCTCGAGGTCAAGCGCGACGCCTGGGAGCATGTCAAACCCGGCTGCAGCGAAAGCGACTGCCCGCTGGTGAACATCGACATGGTCCACTTCCCGGCCCTGCCCGCGCTCGACGGCATCGTCGAAAAACGCCTTCTGCAACTGACCGAAGACAATCAGCATGGCACCGCGCCAAGCACCTTGCAGGCCTACGAACAGCAATACCTGGCCAGTGCCGACAAACGTAACAGCAGTTATCTGCAAGCCAAGGTACGTGAGCAGCATGACGGCCTGGTGATCATCGAGTTGTCCAGCTACCTGGACAGCGGTGGCGCCCACGGCATGCCTGGGCGCGGCTTCATCAACTATTCGCGCAAGATGGACAAGGTGCTGACCCTGCAGGACATGCTGGTGCCAGGCCAAGAGGACACCTTCTGGAAAACCGTCGAGGAGTCGCACCGCGCCTGGCTGATGAGCGTGGGCATGGACAAGGACGCCGAGTTCGTCAAAACCTGGCCGTTCAAGAAGTCGCCGCACATCGCCCTGACGTACGGCGCAGTAGTGGTCAAGTACGAGGTCTATGCCATCGCGCCCTATTCCATGGGCCACGTGGAACTGAAGATCCCCTACCCACGCCTGAACGGCGTACTCAAGCCTGAACTGTTTCCCGGCCGCGGCTAA
- the thiC gene encoding phosphomethylpyrimidine synthase ThiC produces the protein MTKQEKAINLSESAQVDQQSVQPFPRSRKIYVEGSRPDIRVPMREISLDDTPTDFGGETNAPVLVYDTSGPYTDPDVIIDVRKGLADVRSAWIEARGDTERLGGLSSDFGQQRLNDAELAKLRFAHVRNPRRAKAGANVSQMHYARQGIITAEMEYVAIRENMKLQEARAAGLLNEQHAGHSFGANIPKEITPEFVRQEIARGRAIIPANINHPEVEPMIIGRNFLVKINGNIGNSALGSSIEEEVAKLTWGIRWGSDTVMDLSTGKHIHETREWIIRNSPVPIGTVPIYQALEKVNGVAEDLTWELFRDTLIEQAEQGVDYFTIHAGVLLRYVPLTAKRVTGIVSRGGSIMAKWCLAHHKENFLYTHFDEICEIMKAYDVSFSLGDGLRPGSIADANDAAQFGELETLGELTKIAWKHDVQCMIEGPGHVPMQLIKENMDKQLECCDEAPFYTLGPLTTDIAPGYDHITSGIGAAMIGWFGCAMLCYVTPKEHLGLPNKDDVKTGIITYKIAAHAADLAKGHPGAQIRDNALSKARFEFRWEDQFNLGLDPDTARAFHDETLPKESAKVAHFCSMCGPKFCSMKITQEVREYAAKIEAVDVTVEQGMREQAERFRQEGSQLYQKV, from the coding sequence ATGACCAAACAAGAAAAAGCGATCAACCTCAGCGAATCGGCACAAGTCGATCAGCAGTCCGTGCAACCCTTCCCGCGCTCGCGCAAGATCTATGTCGAAGGCTCGCGCCCGGACATCCGCGTGCCCATGCGTGAAATCAGCCTGGACGATACCCCAACCGATTTCGGCGGCGAGACCAACGCGCCGGTACTGGTTTACGACACGTCCGGCCCATACACCGACCCCGATGTGATCATTGATGTGCGCAAGGGCCTGGCCGACGTGCGTTCGGCGTGGATCGAGGCGCGCGGTGACACCGAGCGCCTGGGCGGGCTCAGCTCCGACTTCGGTCAGCAGCGCCTGAACGACGCCGAACTGGCCAAGCTGCGTTTCGCCCACGTGCGCAACCCGCGCCGTGCCAAGGCTGGCGCCAACGTCTCGCAGATGCACTATGCCCGCCAGGGCATCATCACCGCCGAGATGGAATACGTCGCCATCCGCGAGAACATGAAGCTGCAAGAAGCCCGCGCCGCTGGCTTGCTGAATGAGCAGCACGCCGGCCACAGCTTCGGTGCCAACATCCCGAAAGAAATCACCCCCGAATTCGTCCGCCAGGAAATCGCCCGTGGCCGCGCGATCATTCCGGCCAACATCAACCACCCTGAAGTCGAGCCGATGATCATCGGCCGCAACTTCCTGGTGAAGATCAACGGCAACATCGGCAACAGTGCCCTGGGGTCCTCGATCGAGGAAGAAGTGGCCAAGCTGACCTGGGGCATCCGCTGGGGCTCGGACACGGTCATGGACCTGTCCACCGGCAAGCACATTCACGAAACCCGCGAGTGGATCATCCGCAACTCGCCGGTGCCGATTGGTACCGTGCCGATCTACCAGGCCCTGGAAAAGGTCAACGGCGTGGCCGAAGACCTGACCTGGGAGCTGTTCCGCGACACCCTGATCGAGCAGGCCGAGCAGGGCGTGGACTACTTCACCATCCATGCCGGTGTGCTGCTGCGCTATGTGCCGCTGACCGCCAAGCGCGTCACCGGTATCGTCAGCCGCGGTGGCTCGATCATGGCCAAGTGGTGCCTGGCGCACCACAAGGAAAACTTCCTGTACACGCACTTCGACGAAATCTGCGAAATCATGAAGGCCTACGACGTCAGCTTCTCGCTGGGTGACGGCCTGCGCCCCGGCTCGATCGCCGACGCCAACGACGCTGCGCAGTTCGGTGAGCTGGAAACCCTCGGCGAGCTGACCAAGATTGCCTGGAAGCACGACGTGCAGTGCATGATCGAAGGCCCGGGCCACGTGCCGATGCAGTTGATCAAGGAGAACATGGACAAGCAGCTGGAGTGCTGCGACGAGGCGCCGTTCTACACCCTCGGCCCGCTGACCACCGACATTGCACCGGGCTACGACCACATCACCTCGGGCATTGGTGCGGCGATGATCGGCTGGTTCGGTTGCGCCATGCTCTGCTACGTCACGCCCAAGGAACACCTGGGCCTGCCGAACAAGGACGACGTCAAGACCGGCATCATCACCTACAAGATCGCCGCCCACGCCGCCGACCTTGCCAAGGGCCACCCAGGCGCGCAGATTCGCGACAACGCCCTGTCCAAGGCACGCTTCGAGTTCCGCTGGGAAGACCAGTTCAACCTCGGCCTGGACCCGGACACCGCCCGTGCCTTCCACGACGAGACCCTGCCGAAGGAATCGGCCAAGGTTGCGCACTTCTGCTCGATGTGCGGGCCGAAGTTCTGCTCGATGAAAATCACCCAGGAAGTGCGTGAGTACGCTGCCAAGATCGAGGCTGTGGATGTGACGGTCGAGCAAGGCATGCGTGAGCAGGCCGAGCGTTTCCGCCAGGAAGGCAGCCAGCTGTACCAGAAAGTGTAA